From the genome of Bubalus bubalis isolate 160015118507 breed Murrah chromosome 2, NDDB_SH_1, whole genome shotgun sequence, one region includes:
- the LOC102393356 gene encoding LOW QUALITY PROTEIN: cytochrome b-c1 complex subunit 2, mitochondrial-like (The sequence of the model RefSeq protein was modified relative to this genomic sequence to represent the inferred CDS: inserted 2 bases in 1 codon): MKLLTRAGSLSRFYSLKVAPKVKATAAPAGVPPHPQDLEFTRLPNGLVIASLENYATASRIGLFIKAGSRYENSNNLGTSHLLRLASSLTTKGASSFKITRGIEAVGGKLSVTSTRENMAYTVECLRDDVDILMEFLLNVTTAPESQRWEVAALQPQLRIDKAVAFQNPQAHVIENLHAAPYRNALANSLYCPDYRTGKVTPVELHDYVQNHFTSARMALIGLGVSHPVLKQVAEQFLNIRGGLGLSGAKAKYHGGEIREQNGXSLVHAALVAESAAIGSAEANAFSVLQHVLGAGPHVKRGSNATSSLYQAVAKGVHQPFDVSAFNASYSDSGLFGFYTISQAASAGDVIKAAYNQVKTIAQGNLSNPGVQAAKNKLKAGYLMSLESSEGFLDEVRSQALAAGSYTPPSTVLQQIDAVADADVINAAKKFVSGRKSMAASGNLGHTPFIDEL, encoded by the exons ATGAAGCTGTTAACCAGAGCCGGGTCCCTCTCGAGATTTTATTCCCTCAAAGTTGCTCCTAAAGTTAAAGCCACAGCAGCCCCTGCAGGAGTGCCTCCACATCCTCAGGACCTTGAGTTTACCAGGTTACCAAATGGTTTAGTGATTGCTTCTCTCGAAAACTATGCGACTGCATCAAGAATTGGTTTGTTCATTAAAGCAGGCAGCAGATATGAGAACTCCAACAATTTAGGAACTTCTCATTTGCTTCGTCTTGCATCCAGTTTGACTACAAAAGGAGCTTCATCTTTCAAGATAACTCGTGGAATTGAAGCAGTTGGTGGTAAATTAAGCGTGACTTCAACAAGGGAAAACATGGCCTATACTGTGGAATGCCTGCGGGATGATGTTGATATTCTAATGGAGTTCCTGCTCAATGTCACCACAGCACCAGAATCTCAACGCTGGGAGGTAGCTGCCCTTCAGCCTCAGCTAAGGATTGACAAAGCTGTGGCTTTTCAGAATCCACAGGCTCATGTCATTGAAAATTTGCATGCTGCCCCTTACAGAAATGCCTTGGCTAATTCCTTATATTGTCCTGATTATAGGACTGGAAAAGTGACACCAGTTGAGTTACATGACTATGTACAAAATCATTTTACAAGTGCAAGAATGGCTTTGATTGGACTTGGTGTGAGTCATCCTGTTCTAAAGCAAGTTGCTGAACAGTTTCTTAACATAAGGGGTGGCCTTGGTTTATCTGGTGCAAAAGCCAAGTACCATGGAGGTGAAATTCGAGAACAGAATGG GAGTCTCGTCCATGCCGCTCTTGTAGCAGAGAGCGCAGCCATAGGAAGTGCAGAAGCAAACGCGTTCAGTGTTCTCCAGCACGTCCTTGGTGCTGGACCACATGTTAAGAGGGGCAGTAATGCCACCAGCTCTCTGTACCAGGCTGTTGCCAAGGGAGTTCACCAGCCAtttgatgtttctgcttttaatgcCAGTTACTCAGACTCTGGACTCTTTGGGTTCTACACTATCTCACAAGCTGCATCTGCTGGAGATGTTATCAAGGCTGCTTATAACCAAGTAAAAACAATTGCTCAAGGAAACCTTTCTAATCCAGGTGTCCAAGCTGCCAAGAACAAGCTGAAAGCTGGGTACCTGATGTCATTGGAGTCTTCTGAGGGTTTCCTGGATGAAGTCAGGTCCCAGGCTCTAGCTGCTGGTTCATACACGCCGCCATCCACAGTCCTTCAGCAGATTGATGCAGTAGCTGACGCTGATGTCATAAATGCTGCAAAGAAGTTTGTTTCTGGCCGGAAGTCAATGGCAGCAAGTGGAAATTTGGGGCATACACCTTTCATTGATGAGTTGTAA